One region of Thalassophryne amazonica chromosome 16, fThaAma1.1, whole genome shotgun sequence genomic DNA includes:
- the anks4b gene encoding ankyrin repeat and SAM domain-containing protein 4B — translation MSRYHKAAIDGYLDLLKEATKKDLNTPDEDGMTPTILAAFHGHVDALQLICSRQGDPNRSDIWGNTPLHHAAANGHMHILSFLINFGANLFTLDNEFHTAMDVAASRDRMDCVRFLDAAASKQTNQNPKKVAHLKKEAQKEAEKRVKRCEVVKKRHQNKMDKMYGGPGSGSVSETSTSTNDNLSGVSEQFSKLTAADATGSLRATLQKRFGKKDKGTLQRPGGEGNVIFLKQDNKTPENPDFLGVFNEQDENMFEGDRMAGYDDDEEPGQVQQSIFNRPGLGGLIFMKKMGVETDDIPSASNESLGYLFQTKMFEAEGDDADFEGNDASDLTWDQEELGLDDEDDEETSSLEVFLAAIYLPEFSLAFSREHLDLEALMLCSDEDLKGIRIQLGPRKKILEAVARRKNALDSPGIMKDSFL, via the exons ATGTCTCGGTACCACAAAGCGGCGATCGATGGCTACTTGGACCTGTTGAAGGAGGCCACAAAGAAGGACCTGAACACCCCCGACGAGGACGGCATGACTCCCACCATACTGGCTGCTTTTCATGGACACGTAGATGCTCTTCAGCTGATCTGCAGCAGACA AGGTGACCCCAACAGGAGTGACATTTGGGGAAACACGCCGCTGCATCATGCAGCCGCTAACGGCCACATGCACATCCTCAGCTTCCTGATCAACTTTGGCGCCAACCTTTTTACCTTGGACAATGAGTTCCACACTGCTATGGATGTCGCTGCGTCACGCGATCGCATGGACTGTGTGCGCTTTCTCGATGCGGCCGCCTCTAAGCAGACCAATCAAAATCCCAAAAAAGTCGCCCATTTAAAGAaagaagcccaaaaggaagcAGAGAAACGCGTAAAACGCTGTGAGGTGGTCAAGAAGAGGCACCAGAACAAGATGGATAAAATGTACGGCGGACCAGGTAGTGGGTCTGTTTCAGAGACCAGCACGTCAACCAACGACAACCTGAGCGGTGTCAGTGAGCAGTTCTCCAAGCTTACTGCTGCCGATGCCACTGGCTCACTTAGAGCTACACTGCAGAAGAGATTTGGCAAGAAAGATAAAGGGACCCTCCAGAGACCAGGAGGTGAAGGTAATGTGATCTTCCTCAAACAGGACAATAAAACACCTGAAAATCCAGACTTTCTGGGTGTATTCAATGAGCAGGATGAGAATATGTTTGAGGGGGATAGAATGGCAGGATATGACGATGATGAAGAACCAGGTCAGGTCCAACAGTCCATCTTCAACCGGCCTGGTCTGGGAGGCCTGATTTTTATGAAGAAGATGGGGGTGGAGACAGACGACATTCCCAGTGCGAGCAATGAATCTCTTGGCTACCTTTTTCAGACAAAGATGTTTGAAGCAGAGGGAGATGATGCTGATTTTGAGGGTAATGATGCCTCTGACTTGACTTGGGATCAGGAAGAACTGGGACTGGATGATGAAGACGATGAGGAAACGTCTTCTTTGGAGGTCTTCTTGGCTGCCATTTATTTGCCAGAATTTTCACTTGCGTTCAGCAGGGAGCACCTGGACCTGGAAGCCCTCATGCTTTGCTCCGATGAAGACCTCAAAGGCATTCGCATCCAGCTTGGACCCAGGAAGAAGATCTTGGAAGCTGTTGCCCGCAGAAAGAATGCACTAGATTCTCCTGGTATCATGAAGGACAGCTTCCTGTGA